One region of Osmia lignaria lignaria isolate PbOS001 chromosome 7, iyOsmLign1, whole genome shotgun sequence genomic DNA includes:
- the LOC117604455 gene encoding E3 ubiquitin-protein ligase MARCHF8 isoform X1 → MPSPTNVYHDGDAINVDHEHSIPMLPVTVPEGSSCNLNDCDTQQIPLGVGQQEQLTRSLVSVGSSVCRICHTNTSKEPLISPCRCKGSLAYVHLACLERWLNQSSRSYCELCRYHFNVIETPRYRLPESLRIWITHPRNRRNIQSDLLIFTLLSVVTMGLVTVCLLGMQYFVIEGKKLGISKLWTRRAIWFFLVIVVLGYITTVYFLGKDQVSPWYRWWKSTVNVRLVMDPQLFRRPPNDSFQGYENQTTDNTVLHNVRCIAGNPQ, encoded by the exons ATGCCTTCGCCGACAAATGTTTATCACGATGGAGATGCAA TTAACGTGGATCACGAACACAGCATCCCGATGCTGCCGGTCACCGTTCCCGAGGGTTCGTCCTGCAATTTAAATGACTGCGACACGCAGCAAATTCCTCTCGGGGTCGGCCAACAAGAACAGCTTACCCGCAGCCTGGTCTCGGTCGGTTCCAGCGTCTGCCGAATCTGTCACACTAACACCTCCAAGGAGCCACTCATATCACCTTGTAG GTGTAAAGGATCATTGGCTTATGTGCATCTCGCTTGCTTAGAAAGATGGTTGAATCAATCGTCTCGTTCCTATTGTGAATTGTGTCGTTATCACTTCAACGTCATCGAAACGCCTCGTTACAGATT GCCAGAATCGTTGAGAATATGGATTACCCATCCGAGGAATCGTAGAAACATACAGTCAGATTTGCTTATCTTCACATTACTTTCTGTCGTTACGATGGGCTTGGTAACGGTATGCCTTTTAG GTATGCAATACTTTGTTATCGAGGGAAAGAAACTTGGAATTTCGAAGCTCTGGACCAGAAGGGCCATATGGTTTTTCCTCGTCATTGTAGTGCTGGGATATATCACGACAGTGTATTTCTTGggaaaa GACCAGGTGTCGCCTTGGTACAGGTGGTGGAAAAGTACCGTGAATGTCAGGCTCGTTATGGACCCTCAACTATTCAGGAGGCCACCAAACGACTCCTTTCAAGGATACGAGAATCAAACGACGGATAATACTGTTTTACATAATGTCAG ATGCATTGCAGGAAATCCTCAATGA
- the LOC117604455 gene encoding E3 ubiquitin-protein ligase MARCHF8 isoform X2 — translation MLPVTVPEGSSCNLNDCDTQQIPLGVGQQEQLTRSLVSVGSSVCRICHTNTSKEPLISPCRCKGSLAYVHLACLERWLNQSSRSYCELCRYHFNVIETPRYRLPESLRIWITHPRNRRNIQSDLLIFTLLSVVTMGLVTVCLLGMQYFVIEGKKLGISKLWTRRAIWFFLVIVVLGYITTVYFLGKDQVSPWYRWWKSTVNVRLVMDPQLFRRPPNDSFQGYENQTTDNTVLHNVRCIAGNPQ, via the exons ATGCTGCCGGTCACCGTTCCCGAGGGTTCGTCCTGCAATTTAAATGACTGCGACACGCAGCAAATTCCTCTCGGGGTCGGCCAACAAGAACAGCTTACCCGCAGCCTGGTCTCGGTCGGTTCCAGCGTCTGCCGAATCTGTCACACTAACACCTCCAAGGAGCCACTCATATCACCTTGTAG GTGTAAAGGATCATTGGCTTATGTGCATCTCGCTTGCTTAGAAAGATGGTTGAATCAATCGTCTCGTTCCTATTGTGAATTGTGTCGTTATCACTTCAACGTCATCGAAACGCCTCGTTACAGATT GCCAGAATCGTTGAGAATATGGATTACCCATCCGAGGAATCGTAGAAACATACAGTCAGATTTGCTTATCTTCACATTACTTTCTGTCGTTACGATGGGCTTGGTAACGGTATGCCTTTTAG GTATGCAATACTTTGTTATCGAGGGAAAGAAACTTGGAATTTCGAAGCTCTGGACCAGAAGGGCCATATGGTTTTTCCTCGTCATTGTAGTGCTGGGATATATCACGACAGTGTATTTCTTGggaaaa GACCAGGTGTCGCCTTGGTACAGGTGGTGGAAAAGTACCGTGAATGTCAGGCTCGTTATGGACCCTCAACTATTCAGGAGGCCACCAAACGACTCCTTTCAAGGATACGAGAATCAAACGACGGATAATACTGTTTTACATAATGTCAG ATGCATTGCAGGAAATCCTCAATGA